In Lolium rigidum isolate FL_2022 chromosome 3, APGP_CSIRO_Lrig_0.1, whole genome shotgun sequence, the genomic window aagtggggccgctgttggtgccccgcgatgggacacgtctccacttatccgcatcatcgtgggacccacaacttgtccacgtgagcgcgccggacccacaacttacccaggtgaccgttgcaaaatgggagcccgagctagccccgcgcccgtgcccgtgccattgcttcccctttctttctccgcgccccattgttcttcttcttccgccgccggcagcccttctccggcacgcgggtgatgtctagtttctcttcgacctcccgttcttcatggccgcagtatggacccgtgcctttgacaagatgccccgactgcccacgccaggagcctcgcaggcggtcgatccgtaagacggacgagaacggcaaccgtggacgtgagttcgttgcatgcgagagcttgccatatagagagggggataaggttagatctcgctccaatttctcggttttctctcgattttcttgttattccctcgaatttgggatttagggttcaggttgttgttttcagatcttgaagaaatgcaggcatttcgagtggatcgatgtgtacgttcgcagGCTTCggctgcaggaatcaattggcgctattgggggcgcaatttgggagggggggacttgtccgtagagaatgcggcggagagaggagccgttccgattagggaccttccgattatgcctaatgctcccaatgcgtaactcggtggaagtgaagggagaactgaagaaaatgaacaagcaagctaaggcagctgatcgagttgaagaagcaagctaatctgatggctggttgtttttttgttgtataattacgatcggattcttatcattgctcaccgtgcgctagaagttgttacaagggatacctagttacaaatccattattcggctacatgtacttgtagttgttttcaaagttagtgtgtgcattcaccgaaattaccaaactatattccctaaaagaaaaggacagctaaagatagttgataattgttagaggggtgacaaataatgcaatcgccgaaattcgcaaaaatgtatgcctcatgtttataacaaaattataccacttttaggccgtttcaaaataccaatactatatcccaaactatattccctaaaagaaaaggacagctcaagatagttgataattgttagaggggtgacaaataatgcaatccccgaaatccgcaaatatgtatgcctcatgtttataccaaaattataccacttttaggcctttccaaaataccaataccatatcccaaactatattccctaaaagaaaaggacagctaaagatagttgataattgttagaggggtgacaaataatgcaatcgccgaaatccgcaaaaatgtatgcctcatgtttataccaaaattataccacttttaggcctttccaaaataccaataccatatcccaaactatattccctaaaagaaaaggacagctaaagatagttgataattgttagaggggtgacaaataatgcaatcgccaaaatccgcaaaaatgtatgcctcatgtttatagcaaaattataccacttttaggccgtttcaaaataccaatactatatcccaaactatattccctaaaagaaaaggacagctcaagatagttgataattgttagagggctgacaaataatgcaatcaccgaaatccgcaaatatgtatgcctcatgtttataccaatagtatatattaagtggcaaactcgtcattgcattctccaccgacagagagagagatagagatgggtggccacgaagagagagagagagagagagagagagagagagagagaggttgccacgaagagacggataggggtatactgcccgttagatcagtggatcaacggttcgtggagtcgatccgtgtgacaacggctcaaccaatcaggataagtttgggcttctcagagcatttgtgacagtacttgagggaaaaactgagtagtactaagaatccaagagcacataaatagtaaatagactaagggattcaaacaaaagaattacaaaatgaaaaatgtgtgttttgtacaatataattcatattgggctacatcaaattatttgcaattcaaatatacatgagtgtgacaattatggcatcatttagacaaactatgttttgggaaagatgttttgcaaaggggtttggatggaaaaccatgcatcttcatagctacactagtgattctgagaagtggcaatttgtggtaaaacttgatttatatatgtttgttaaggttttctaggtggcaggttgcgtaggaagactccatgagtagttgccactatgtttttattttttggattttttgcgcatgaaatgactcaattagctatgttaatctcatttgttgactctctcgttgaccagctacttgagggtaaaactgagtatattgcacttgccgttctaagtcctcgaggggaaaaccgagtacgtataaaatttccgtataaggcccgaggttataactgagtacaccaaacgtcccgtggttagactcgggtagcggtgcacgctccaggccgtgcatagcggacgcgtgttgccgtgcatagcggacgcgtgttgcggtacacgccaccttcgtctttatagagcccctctttctctccctcgacgcacgttctcaccggctcaccgcaaccgcctctcccgtctcatcatcttctccacaaccgaagaaaaaccccgaagaaaaccgccggcgatggagaagaatgagatgcccattgtcggcacatcggccgccgcccccgtccgtgcccccgtcgccgcttccatcgtagcagccggcgcatcggccgccgcccccgtccgtgccccccgtcgccgcttccaacgtagcagccggcgcatcggccgccgccccgtccagtgcccccgtcgccgcttccaacgtagcagccggcgcatcggcctccGCCACCGTCCGcgcccccgtcgattgggacccgtacgaaccaaagGCGCaagacgacgcgccggagaacccctacgacaccaccatcgtcgacaacgagccggaggtaaccctttgttcccttgttcttatctcatttcaatcattttgtgttagatctaccgttattacggttcgtctgttcctagttcaatccttttttgttagatcttgcgttattactgttcgtctgcttcctagttcgatccttttgtgttagatcttgcgttattagtgtttgtgatttgcttttgtttaagatttgtgccgatgatgatgaatatttgggcataaattgattcagtggtttggtcggtaaacaattggtgtgtacaaatttgttgtgcatgatctttggtttgccgactcaaatcctggatataagtgtgtccaatgtaaccgaggctacctctttttttcgagcccatattatcatgcatgattttttgttcactctctgttccatcatcgttgcaattgactccgtgttttttgcacgatctttggtgctacgtgacaggtgcagagcagcgacgtcgacagcgacgacgagtccttccacaccaagactcgtcacgtcctcaggaggctgcagtccggccattacgatggcccttttgctcgaggcatttacaagtgccccttctgcaacaggaagctccgcgccaccgacttcaactccctggtgaaccatgctgaatccattggcagatgtggcgctagagttggaaggaccgtgaacgtgcatgcgtacatggccaaacacaaagcacttgggattcactcgcgcaacctccaagcgagtcacacgcgctacccggaggcgttgaacgtgcctaccgcactctctcgtatgtgatctgctctatccgtagagcagcttaatttcatgtaaaatgtagcttatgttggatctatcggtactacttttggatctgtcctgaatatatctatgctatgttggttgttgtatgcagcttatcctatatttttctctcggatttgtgccctagatttcctacctgattgggtaaaaacgaaggcataaagaaatgaatggcgttaaaaaacagaaggagaagctgctctagatttgctaccaatttgggctatcaaatatgaatgagatcgagcgatagagaggaaaaaggtacattgaaaactgctaatctgggcgaaagagacagaaccactcgtgcccccgtcccggacccacgcggctccacacgctacggccccacacgctacggccacacaaacactgcCTCGTcctcgtcccacgcggtcccttcctaccagccccacacgacgcggtcccacacgacgcgaccccacaaacgacacgaccccactcgtcggcacggaacggtcaacttaacggattccttccgtccgagctccttctgcggttcagacaagggcttggggaaaactgaggaaaaactaaggagctggggaaaactgagtacaactaaggacctgagggcacgaaaatagaaatccccttAAATAAAGGTTGGTTCAGATTCCTATGGAGTTAAGGTTTAGGAATCTAGTCCATAGGAATTTGAGAGGCTCCATTAATTCCTTTGCGCCAGAGGGAAACCGTAGTAGAAAATCTTTGGGCTTCACTGTTTCCAAGCATTTTCATAGAAATTTTGGAGGATTCAAATTCTTATGAACTTATCAAATGATGGACGAAAGATTCGTCGGACTGAATCCCAAAGGGGCCTACTCCACCACATGTGGGATAGGTTACTCGTATCTTGATTTTAGATAAACCGAAAGTAATTTACCACGAAAGTACCTTTGCAGGAAGAAGAGGGTAAATAATTTTTTGAAGGCCAACACCTAGAAATTTGACATCGTGCATCAAATATAAAGGAAGTGGATCACTTGTTAAGGGTTGTCTTAAAAAGGAATATAAAGGCGTTGTCTCTCTACCCCCATACCTTCGGTCGTGAGGTCATCAAAGAAAATGGTAAAATGGCGGCAAAAACATCATACACCATGGCAAAGTCAGCACCACCAATGTCGTTACAACCGATGGGCTAGGTCAAGGCACCCCACATGACAACTCGTCGAAAACAGATGTAGGTCATTATACAATATTACGCCAAAGCATGAATGGTTTCCCGGCGTTGACCAGAGGGCGACACTATGTAGGGCAAGTATAACTCCACATCACAAAATCTTCAAAATAACCTGATAACTCCACATCACACACACAATGACGCTCGACAATGTGAAACTTCAGAAAGTTAACTGACATCAGATCAGAGCAACAAACACTAGCACACCACAAGGTACCAGCAGCAACCATAATAGGTTCACACAGAAGATCCAGGCGTGGCAAGCATATACACACCCGAGTCACACAGGCAGCATTCCGGCAAGCGAGCGAGCACAGGCCAGCAAAAGCATATACCCACGCACGGCAAGGCCTTGTAGAGGCAAGCCACAAGAAGCGATGAGCGAGAGCACGCACACCAGTCTCGCGCGCTGGATCTGATGGTGGAAAGCTCGCCCCTCGCCGCACGCTCGATGCTGCAGGCTGCCGGGCGGGCGTGGGCGGCGTACGTCCGCCGTGCGGCTCGCCGGGGCAGAGCAAGGAGAAGGAGCAGTGCCGCCGGACGTTTCTGCTCCGCGCCGTCGCGCCGGTGCACGGGAAGGAGACTCTCGCCGCCTCGCCGGGAAAGGGGAGGAGCGGCGCtgccggccgccaccgccgctgcgCGTGTGTGTGTTGGGAGAGAAGGTAATTGTTGTGGGCCTTTTGGTTGTGGAATAGAGAGGCTCATGGAAGGGGAAGCGCCGCCGTGACCGGGCTTTTGGGCCGGGCCGAGAAAAACGGCCCGCAAGCCCATCTGGTGCCCAAAGCGAGGACGGCGATGGCACCCTTAAATACTCGGGCGGGGCCGCGGCGCCCGAGCGTAACCGTCTCAACGGACACCGCCTCGCCTGAGCGCCAACAAACcacctctctcctccaccgcctctgcTCTCTCCAGCAGCCCACCGGCGGCGAGCGATGGACCAGTTCCAGGACGGGCAGCACGTGTGGCTGCGGAGCCGCGTCCGCGGCAAGTACCTCTACGCCAGAGGCGACGGGGAGAGCGTccgcctccgcgagggccgcgcgTCGCTCAAGGCGGCGTGGGCGGTGCACCGCCACGTCGGCATCGACGGCGTCGAGTACGTGCTCCTCCACAGCGCCGCCTACGGCCGCTACCTCGCCGCCACCGACGACCGCGCGCCCCTCCACCTCTGCGGCTACCGCGTCGTGCTGCAAAACTACGACCAGGACCCCATGGAGGCCATCAGGTGGCAGGCCGTCAACCCGCCAGGGGCGGCTGAGGACGACGTCCTGCTCCGCCAAGTCCGCCACGGCCACCGCTACCTCCGCGCCAACGGGAAGATCCAGCGCTGGATCAGGGGCGTCAGCGTCGACGACCCCCAAAACATCACCACCATGATGCACTGGGTGGTGGAGCCCATCCCCGCCATGCAGGGCTTGCCTCCCCTTCCACCTCCGACCAGGGTGAGTTCGCCATGCCCGCCCGCTTCTCTAGCTACTCTTCTCGAATTGCATCCCAGTGTTTAGCTGCCGTCAATCGAGTTCAGCTGCGTGGACTGCTCCATGTGTCAATTTCATCCGAGTTCGTGCGTCTGTTCTGGCCTAATTTGCGCTTCTCGATTGGAAGCAAGCACTTCTTCTTCGGTTTCCATTTCCAATTCTCGATCGCATTTGTGTTGGCTTCTTTCATCTCCTCAACATAACCGTGCTTCTTTCGCGCGCGACTCAACATCAGGACCGCCACCCGGGAGACCTCTCGGTCTGGCTCGGGTTTTCGCCGGCATCGATTCGGACGATTCGATACGTACGGGCAGACGACGACGGAGACTACCCCGAGCTCGAGGAGGTCTGGTACGCGCTCCATTTCACGGGGAGGTCCGTGCACCGTCTGCGGGGCCTTCTGAGGGACGAGCTGGCCAAGGACGaccacgtcgccgccgccgacctcaTCATGTGCGTCCGAGCGGGCCGCCACGGGAGGCTCACCCCACTCGTCGTCAACctaccccaccatggcgatacatTCCAGATCGTCCTCATCATGAACGGGACACCAGGTGAGACCCTCTCTCTATGTCCCCAACTCCCTACTCATCTCCTTTTGGCAACAAATGCATGCTGCTAGTCTTGATTCAATCTGTTCTGCACAATGAGTACATGTTGGTAGTCTTGATATTTCGGAAACTTGCTCTTGAGAAAACACTTGACTGAAACTGTTGTACTCTGACAGACGGTTTACTGAAATGAGCTGTCGCCTGAAATTGTTGCTAACCTTTCTACTCTTACAACTTGGGACATGCCTCAAACTATTGTAGTCTTGCAGAGAAGTACCGTGAACAAATTTCAGGTTCTATCGTACATCACCAAGTAGAAGCTAGTTTACACACATAATATGGTTTTAGGATTTGCCCATGAGCTGTATACTTGGTTTTGTCTTCTATCTCTGCAAAACTATTAGATTTGGATCGTTGACAGGGGTGCAAACGGCGTCCCGCTTCCTGTCCTGCATCCCGCCCTGCTTGCAGCCCTAATCGTTGATCTGCTTCCTCTTATCTTTCTTTGGGCGAGAGGCAGACAGATACATATTGGTAGTCTTAAATTCGTTATGCAAAATGATGTTGGTTTAGATTTGGAATGGGATTTTACTTGTTCTTGAGAAAGCAATTGACTGAAACAGTTGTAGTCTGATAGATAGTTTACTGAAACAGCGGTGGCCTGAAACTGTTGCTAATCTGCTACTATTACTGTAGTCTTGCAGATAAGTAAAATAGTTGAATAGAAACAATAAGTATTTACATTGACTTGTGGATTATAATTCTGTGTAGCTAGCTGTTTATTTATAAGCCACGTGTTTGCAGTCAAACTTGGTTCCATACTACTACTATCTTGATTTAGATAAATCAGTTCCTCCATTTGGTACTATTTTCCACTGGTAAACAATATTTCTTGTGTAAACCTTGTAAAGTTAATCGAACTAAAAAAGCCAAAAGAGTTGAGTCATCTCTGTTTCAAACTGACAGACCACTAGGTGATATCTGTTTAATGTTAGCCCACTCTTACTTTTGCTGAATAACCTGCAATAAAATTCAGGTTCTATCGTACAGTTCTAAGTAAAAAAAAGCTAGTTTACGCACATAATATGGTTTTAGGATTTGTCCATGAGCTGTATACTTGGGTTTCTCTTCTATCTCAGCAAAACTGTTAGAGTTGGATCGTTGATCTGCTTCCTCTGATCTTTTTCTAGAGGGCCGAGAGATACATATTGGTAGGCTTGAATTGGTTATGCAAAATGATGTTGGTTTAGATTTGTGGAGTCTTATTTTAGCAGAGTGCCAATCTGATTGTTCAGGTAAAGAGTAGGTGCCCTGTATATTTACCAGTCTCTGTACACATGCTTGGAAAGGttgttaatatttttttttataagtcacatatatatatatatctgcaCTACTGTCCTTGATTCAAATAATTCAGTTCATTATTTCGTATAATTTAATGCTATTAGGAGTTATGGAACCTAGAAAAACAAATCTGTTCTGTCATCTCATTTCGCCCTTGTGGAGAAGATACTAATTTTCTGGTAGAACCTGTGAGGAAAATTCAGGTTGTATCTGACAGTATTACATAATTTCTGCACATTATATTTTCTTGAGCATTTTTCTTGTTGATATTCGTactgtttttttattttgttttgcaaagttcaaaGATTTGGATTATTGATCTGCTGTTGTTGTGCTAATTCAGCCAGCGCTGAGCTGCGACACCCGAATGTCAACGCATAGTAGAGAAGATCAGAGCGGGAGTCCTGACAGTTTGCCTCTTCAGAAACTTGGCCACCTCGGACATGACGACAACAGAACTGGGGGCCTACTATTGCATAGACAGATAGATATAGGTTCATTAAACTCAGCAGCTCTCGTGTTTCTTCTGCTAGTTAAACTTGATCCGCTCTCCTGACAGGAGGAACCTGTCCGTTTGGTTCTAAGATCCAGAACTACTGAAAGCGTTCGGTGAAATGGCTGAACATTTTTGTAGTGACAGTACTGTTTGTAGTTGCTTTAGTATTGCTCTTGTGATCGACGTGATGTGGTTTCCTGGATGAAGCATTTCGCTGTAGGAGTTGTTGCAGTGAGTTGAATAGCTAATAATCCTGCATTCCTTGTGGATGATGGATGCATATCATGCGTTTCCTACGAATGAAAATGCAGTGGTTCTTGCAATGAGTTGATGGTCCTGCAATTTCTAATAGATGATGCATTTCGTATCAGTGAATCATGTAGGGCGTTCTTCCAGTAAGCTGATAATTGTGTTTCAATTGCTATGCTTTGGATTTGGCTGATTAGCAGGAAACGGATGTCTCATCTCTGTCTTGTGTGTTGTTCTGATGCCAACTTGCCAAGCACCTCAATTCTGAATGAGGCCACAGACGTTCATATCTATAAATGCGGGTCTAACTGTATAGTGGACCAGCATttcacacaaatgacataggaggTCCTAGACTTAATTTCAACTTACTATCAAGAAATAACCATTTCAATGCTCCTTCCTAGTCATCTATAAATGCTTGCTGTGTTTTCCCTGCGTGCATATCTCTTGAAGATTTCTATTTTCCAGATGCAACTGTAGCTCGCCATAAGTAAGCATGAACTGAATCAATTTATGCAA contains:
- the LOC124696065 gene encoding uncharacterized protein LOC124696065, giving the protein MDQFQDGQHVWLRSRVRGKYLYARGDGESVRLREGRASLKAAWAVHRHVGIDGVEYVLLHSAAYGRYLAATDDRAPLHLCGYRVVLQNYDQDPMEAIRWQAVNPPGAAEDDVLLRQVRHGHRYLRANGKIQRWIRGVSVDDPQNITTMMHWVVEPIPAMQGLPPLPPPTRDRHPGDLSVWLGFSPASIRTIRYVRADDDGDYPELEEVWYALHFTGRSVHRLRGLLRDELAKDDHVAAADLIMCVRAGRHGRLTPLVVNLPHHGDTFQIVLIMNGTPGVQTASRFLSCIPPCLQP